tcatcatttactcatcctcatgtgtatgactttctttcttcagcagaacacaaacaaagatttttagaagaatatcgcagctctgtaggtccatacaatgcaagtgaatgggtgccaaaattttgaagctccaaaatccacataagggcaacataaaattactccagacgactctggtggttaaatctatatcttccgaAGCAATATgacgggtgagaaacagatcaatagaccttattcacgctagcgccatctttgatttttaaagggaatggaaatgaggctgtgagggatagacttaaaatctcttcaatggcacaaatggTATAAAGTTGTATaaagctccttgatcacatctgattttccacaactcatgttgtctggagttctttgtatactgaatgttcttggacagatgttTATAAATGTCTTGTCcgcggaacaatccaaaaacactttaaactgtagTACAGCACACTGAAAAGAATGTAAGTTtattcctcacagccttgttgtcattcccattatcaaagatggcgctagtgtgaataaagtctatgGCTGCATCCTAAAACAGGAAAATTCTGCTTTTAGAGGCTGTATACGAagacaggatgaaaataagatgcttttcaaactgtttggagaccagtttccttaagagttccattcattcaaaacaactgCCAGTTAAATCATTAACTGATTAGGAAgcaaggcagcaagtcagctgcctgcattttcggatgcagccaacatttaagtcctttttccttcacttttacattctccttcttctgtttttggtgattcacaagtgcatatcaccccctactggacagggtggagaatttatgacaaaaaaatgactgataattatttatctgtttctcacctagaCCTATCATactgtgtctgaacacatggatttaaccactgaagtctttggattacttttatgctccctctatatggattttggagcttcaaaatattggcatcCATTTACtcacattgtgaggacctacagagctgagacattcttctataaatcttaatttgtgttctgcagaagaaagaaagtcattcacatctgagatGCCAGGAGTGTGAgtgaatcatgagagaattttaattttgtgaactatccctttaagtgcttcagtaaaaaatatttacaaaatgtttCCTTTAAATGAAAATATGCAATTATCTTGTATTGAATAGTATTTTCCCATGCTGCATTAAACAAAAGAACCCTTTTGATCATTGGTCGAAATCAGTTGTGTATGGTGGATGTCTGAAATGAGGCaaagtttaattttttattaatccaATATAAGCTAATGttctctttggataaaattgtctCTTAAATTTACTAAATGTACATTTTCCTGTGATATTTGATGTTTACACAGTGACTGTGTTAAAGACAGATGGTACTATCAACAAACAACACATAGCCTgctttaatattataatttatattaatactATTGGCTAAAACCTAGTCAAAaataactacaataatacatgttGCTTTTATTCATTATTCCTGGCTGTTAGTCAACAAATTCTTATTAAACCTTGCACATGTCATGAAGTGGCAAACATGGAGGTGCACTTTTATTTTAACTGCTGAGAGCTCACTAAAAACAGCcaagttcattttgatttggacATGACCGAAAATGGTGGTGCTCAAGTGGGTGAATATTTAACTCTGTAAGTAGTCCATACATTTCCAACAGATCATCCATTCAGGATGGTTTAGCGGCTGTTTGCGAGAGTAAaataaagaacctttattttatttttttctaatacttTAACCATGATCATTAGGTCAGAGATTGCATGTGATTTAATGGTTTTAGTACCTGCAGCTGGTTCCAACAGCCCCTTTAAGTTAAGAAAATccttaaatataataaaagttaATATAAACTGGGCCCTAATTCTGATTTATCTGTCAATAGAGACATGCATTCTGTTGTTTTATACAGTACTAAAGGaattttaaatgtagttttaagGTGAAGGTCTGctcaacaaaagtcattttatcTTTCTTGGAATATGGCCACAATATCTGAACAGATAAGGCAACATGCCTAGTCTAGATTCAATTTGTTTTAGTAGGTGGTTTGAGTTCACTGACTTGTTTTTGCTTTTGTAAAAAGAGAGCTTATAGCAGTTGGGCATCAGTCAGCATGCTGGGCTCTTTGATTCTGCTGTGGATATGCGTCCTCCTCGTCTTCCTCTTCATCCGGATCCAGAGGCCCAAGAACTTCCCTCCTGGACCTCAACCTCTCCCAATATTTGGGAATCTGCTTGATCTGAGCATCAACAATCCTTTGAAAGattttgaaaaagtattgtttCATTTTTGGTTGTAGATCATTGGTGCtctaaaaagtttttattttcttgcttcttaaaatacacacacatatatatatatatttacaatatttgcAGCTTGCAAAACGCTATGGGAATGTTTATGGTCTGTATTGGGGATCAAGACCAGTCGTGGTTCTTCATGGTTTTGAGGCTATAAAGGAAGCTCTGGTTACTAAAGCTGTAGACTTTGCAGGACGACCAACAGACTTTATGATCAATCATATTTCGGAGAATAAAGGTAAGTTCTAAGATATCAGTTCAATAATATGTGACCTGCCCCTTCAATTTGattcattttgagttttatgcactaaataGGATCAGTGTTTTAATGACATAACTATTATGTTTCTACTCATTCTATACTTCTTCAAaccattgacaaaatattataatttcaATATTGACTGAGACTTTACATTAGTGCAAAAAATGTTTGAGACCAAAAATTCAAGAGGAAATCTTAGACTTGACTGGGAGAGAAGTAATTTtggcaaattatttaaaatacacattacCCAGGATTAATGGACTTTGCAGTATGATGCAACCTGTACCATATATCATGCAACAGCTTTTAATTTATGTTCACCAATTGCCTTTTAAACAATATGTGCACTTTCGGAGTTACTTTGGAAGAAAGCGTCTGCTAAGaacataaatatgaatataactGAGAGATGCAGTAGGTGTAGCTGATCAGTATGTTACAGCTGTTTTAGTGGCTGACTATAAACTGTTTTAAGTCACgttaaaaaaagtgtttgaatagCCACAGGTCATAACTGACATCATCATTGTACCATAGGTGTGATTTTGGCTGATTATGGCCCTGCTTGGAAGGAGCATCGACGCTTTGCCCTTATGACCCTGAGGAACTTTGGCCTCGGGAAGCAGTCCATGGAGGAGAGAATTCTGGGAGAGACCTCACACATTATTGCCAAATTGGAAAACAATGCTGGTATTTGTGTTTTTACCTAAAATTCCATTTCATAATCTCATATCTTTAAATTGCACCTTATTTCCCACTCATCTTACTCTACAAAAAGACATGCATTGTATCTCTACAGAAGGAAATGTGAATCCTCAGACTATGTTCCACAACGCTGCATCAAATGTCATCAGCTTGGTTCTGTTTGGAACCCGTTATGATTACAACGAAGAATTCCTCAAGCGCTATGTTTCCCTCATTACAGAGATTTCAAAGATCCTCAATGGACCATGGAACATAGTAAGACATCAAATTAGTTACCTTAacacttaaatgcatgggaatttcaccaaacactcttacatatttgggtTTTGAGACGTTAGagagatctacaaaatgcccagataatgtaacattttcaaaatattttcaagacaattagaaaataatagaataaaatatatttgtatatattttgatgttttatttctcATATATCAaaaagataatgcaacaaatcaggacaaatctagaagaGGATTCATCACTTTCACATGGTAATTTCATGATACGTAacaggctgtcaaacacatactgagctacacataacacattagatacacataagctacacatatgtattttctcaggcatttactgagtctaaatagatgcacaacatgACAATAGACATATcacactgttcatgtgttacacttgctatagtgtACTtctatgttgtttcttcatcaaatagcaatgtcaaatataaatcaagacaatcactgaaacatcagcgccaccttaaGTAATGTCTAATATGCAAGTGTAGCATAGCATGTGTaacatgtatgtgtacatgcttTTAattggaaatacatcaacacaagaAAACTGTACCTGTCAAGTCAAGACTTTAAAGACTTTAAAGGTGCTCTTACTAATAATAATCATGGCTTGCTGCGAATTGTATTTTTCTACATgacgctgcatccacaccactaggtgtcagtataagttcAAGATTAACATAAAATTATGAACTAAACTTTTAATAGAAAAATACTGAAATGATTGACATTTGTCTTTGGAAAAAATAATGTCACTGAAATAAAGTCATTGCAGATGTTGCTTACATTTTAGATTGTATGAATATGTCAAACATTTGCTTTCCTTACAGATTTATGACACATTTCCTACATTGAGATGCTTGCCTCTGCCCTTTAAAAAAGCCTTTGTTAATATAGAAAAGATCAAAAGTCTGACTTTGAGTCTGATCGATGAACACAAGAAGACGAGAGTCCCTGGAGAGCCGAGAGACTTCATTGACTGCTATCTGGATGAGCTTGagaaggtgtgtgtttgtgtgtgatagtCTGGCTTTGCACCTTTAACAGATGCACAGAGTCTCAACTGAAAGATATTTTATGTCCCCAGAAAGAAAATACTGGTTCCACCTTTGCTGAAGCCCGACTCATCATGTATATAATGGATTTGCACTTTGCAGGGACTGATACCACATCCAACACCCTGCTCACTGCTTTTCTCTACCTCATGACTCACCCTGAAGTTCAGGGTCTGTATTTTGATTTATCAGTCTATTTTAATTATTGTCCTCTAGTTTAAACAGATAAGAATTATCCTCATCTTTTCTCCAGAGAGATGTCAGCGAGAGATTGATGAAGTTCTGGATGGAAAAGATCAGGCGTCTTATGAAGACAGACACAATATGCCGTACACACTCGCTGTGATTCATGAGGTTCAGCGTGTCGCTAACACTGTACCACTCAGTGTGTTTCACTGCACCACCAAAGACACAGAGTTGATGGGCTACAACATCCCAAAGGTGAAGAAACCTGCTTATAAACCACAGTTTTTCATGCTTTATCAATTTAGACTCATTCTCCTGTCTCAACCCATCCAGGGAACTGTTGTTATCTGTAACCTTACAACTGTACTAAAAGAAGAGGGCCAGTGGAAGTTTCCTCATGAGTTCAATCCAGCCAACTTTCTGAATGATCAAGGCCAGTTTGTGAAGCCTGAGGCCTTTATACCATTTTCTACAGGTAACCGTAGAACCATGGCATGGAGTCACATTGTTTGCATTTTAGCTTGTTTGAACCTCCCTTACCAAAACCGAGAGTTCATGGCAATTGAACTCTcatgccgcaaattcaccactgatcatttttacatgcaaatgagcttgtgatttgctgcaaatgtttgccagaagtttgctgctctttgccggtagtggtgaacctgccgTTTGCCTTGAGcttttgatttttgtaagggctatTCTGGACCAACATAagtacacatattgtttacaggTCCCCGTGTGTGTCTCGGTGAGGGTCTTGCTCGTATGGAGCTCTTCCTGGTTTTGGTGACTCTGTTGCGCCGCTACCAGTTTGTGTGGCCTAAAGATGCTGGAGAACCAGATTACACCCCAGTGTATGGGGTCACACTCACACCCAAACCCTACAGAATGCACATCAAACTCAGAGAGATAGTCACATTATACTGATGTTGTTATATTTTGGTGAATATGTTGCGAAGATAGtttgatttcattcatttttagggttagggttagggtttaaatAGTGTGTATTATGCCTGATCCTAGACATTATAAAAGTTCCTAAATAGAAGTAAATACGATATGTTTGTTAATGGATCATTGACACAGTTTGGTTTTAAGTACACCAAGGGCTTCAATAAAagtttttacaaacattttattttattatgtttttactcTAACCACCTGTCATGGAGTTCCCTTTCCTGTCCCTTCACTTTTAcctttttttgtctctttttttcttaatttggggtttaaagggatagttcacccaaaaatgaaaattctcttatcatttactcaccctcatgctattccagatgtgtatgactttctttcttctgcagaacacaaacaacaatttttagaagaatatttcagatctgttggtccatacaatgcaagagaatggttatcagaactttgaaggtccaaaaatgacataaaggatgtataaaagtaatccataagactccagtggttaaatccatatcttctgaacaatattataggtgtgggtgagaaacagatcaaaggaTGTGtatattatctcactaactcaaatgaacagcataacaaaactaatcaaaatgacAGACTTCCATTATTAAGCAGTCATTGatatctaatacaaaccaatgcatcaACATCACAACACCTCAACGCAATGGCATACAAATCAATGAAATTATGAACGGTgcttaactaatccaaccagcagcacattagaaaaaaattagcttttaaaacttaaatcGTTTTAAAACCCCTTAGGTCATCGTTGAACGTTCTCCAGATCTCTgttgattaacattgaggatgaagggggcctgggtagctcagcaagtattgatgctgactaccacccctggaggcgcgaatttgaatccagggtgtgctgagtgactccagccaggtctcctaagcaacctaattggcccggttgctcgggagggtagagtcacatggggtaacctcctcgtggtcgctataatgtgtggttctcgctctcggtggggtgcgcggtgagttgtgtgtggatgccacggagaatagtgtgaagcctcaacacgcgctatgtttctgcggtaacgcgctcaacaagccacatgataagatgtgcagattgacggtctaagacgcggaggcaactgagattcgtcctccggcccacctagattgaggcgagtcactacaccaccatgaggacttagagcgcattggggattgggcattcccaaAAACACAAAATCTTGGGCTAGCCCCACTCATAGCAAATGAAGGGCTAGCCCCATGTATAGCAAATGAGAatgattaaatggcttttacaacataccttaataataatagaatttcttaaaataatatatactttttttcttgaataatggacataaaacacatttaagttgaagaaaatatactgtttcttaaaataaatgaatgatgatGCCAGGAAGTTTGCACAACAGCACCACCTCTGGTGGGGCGTAGCCCGACTTGCCCCTATTGTAGAGGCATGGATGGTTGCAACTATTACAGACCAGTATTTTTTTACTAATACTCCAAACATAAAAATTAGTTCAAAAGAGTGCAGCTGATTTAATGGTTTTAGGATCTGATTCTGATTTCAatctataaatatacatttaatttaatttaattataaggTCAAGGTCTTATCAACCTAATTCTAGTACTAGTGTGATCAGTGTTTGTATTTTTAGGCTGTTCACTTCGTCAACCTTGGAATATTTCCTCAAAATTTGCACAGGATGACAACATGCCTAGaggaaattctgtttgttttagTAGGTGGTTTGAGTTCACTGACTTGTTTTTGCTTTTGTAAAAAGAGAGCTTATAGCAGTTGGGCATCAGTCAGCATGCTGGGCTCTTTGATTCTGCTGTGGATATGCGTCCTCCTCGTCTTCCTCTTTATCTGGATCCAGAGGCCCAAGAACTACCCTCCTGGACCTCAACCTCTCCCAATATTTGGGAATTTGCTTGAGCTGAGCATTAACAATCCTTTGAAAGATTTTGAAAGggtattgtttcatttttaactgTACATCACTGATGTTCTTAAaggtttctttcttttctttgtgtTTAAAATCATTATGCAATATCTGCAGTTTGCAGAACGCTTTGGGAAAGTTTACAGCCTGTTTTTGGGATCAAGACCAGCAGTAGTTCTTCATGGTTTTGAGGCTATAAAGGAAGCTCTGGTTACTAAAGCTGTAGACTTTGCAGGACGGCCAACAGACTTCATGGTCAATCATATTTCGGAGAATAAAGGTAAGTTCTATTGCAAAGAATTACAGGTGGTGtagatttcagtttgttaataaatctctcctTTACCTTTGTAATTGTATTATCAATTGCCTGTCTTAAGAGACTACAAGTTGTATGTTACAAAAAAGGTGTTGTTCTGGCTGACTATGGACCTCGCTGGAAAGAACACAGACGGTTTGCCCTTATGACCATGAGGAACTTTGGCCTGGGGAAGCAGTCCATGGAGGAGAGAATTCTGGGAGAGATCTCACATATTATtgccaaattggaaaaaaataatggtATTTATGTcgataaaaatacaaaaacatttaaccctcgttttgtgctaacacattttgtgttctcgTTCAGAAATGATCGGCCCACTAAGAtagtttataaatctctcatattgcatatattttcaCAAGATATTTCATTATATCTTTATATcaacattattttttgtaattatgacTGGTTTTGTGCTCctattttgaacatattttttaaaataatatatttttattgatagaaagATTAATGGAACTGAACTAATAACAGGCCAAGTGGGGGGCACTACCTGCGgaaaatgatgataataataataataataataatattaataataataataaatacataataattaatatccatttgcttgatctgaacaaaataaatgtaatttaaaagcttagaatctcgactttacaatgcatatagctgatcccaattcttaaataatgcttatttatttgctgacaaataagaactgtttcgttctcattATTTGCAAATTTCACAACTATTATTTGCAAATTTTATagcacaacaattatattcagagtcggtaaccataaaaccataaaaaagatgaaatagccatgtgttatatattgttggaaaggtctcaattagtagaatgcaatgagaaCATTTGTTTCaatcagaggccaaactgcagtgagtattaatATTTGAAATTCCCACTGGCACACATAAATAACtgtcacatttttctttattaCTTCCTTAAAcagacatataacatagacaatgacatagtgtaacttacagcagactattccgattcaaacaagcccaaacacaacataatatgataagtagatcttgaaatattcctcaaagagtgtacatggaaagacaatgAACAAAAGGGTGCTCAAAACacattgtgtctgtgtgtgtgtgtgtacatgtctgatgactttgtgtgtgcaaacacacatacgtgctcatctaaaggattgggatgctcctgaacacttaataatTCTATATTTCGTAGTGTAATCCATTAATTTCCGATGGCCAGTCATTTTTAACtggggaacacaacaagtgtaacaaagtgaaataaccCCACAAAATTTTATGAAAATTGTCAGATTAATtgtcagttttgtgtgtgtgtgtgtgtgttttcagataaaatatgtgaacaaagtcaaggaattttattccaactggatttcgtaaaaataaataaaaaaaattgtaagaaaAAAATGACAGGAACACAACATAAGCTTTAATAATCTTTCAAATTATGTGCATCTTACTTTACTAATAAACgtcataatgtt
This genomic window from Myxocyprinus asiaticus isolate MX2 ecotype Aquarium Trade chromosome 48, UBuf_Myxa_2, whole genome shotgun sequence contains:
- the LOC127437513 gene encoding cytochrome P450 2F2-like, with the protein product MLGSLILLWICVLLVFLFIRIQRPKNFPPGPQPLPIFGNLLDLSINNPLKDFEKLAKRYGNVYGLYWGSRPVVVLHGFEAIKEALVTKAVDFAGRPTDFMINHISENKGVILADYGPAWKEHRRFALMTLRNFGLGKQSMEERILGETSHIIAKLENNAEGNVNPQTMFHNAASNVISLVLFGTRYDYNEEFLKRYVSLITEISKILNGPWNIIYDTFPTLRCLPLPFKKAFVNIEKIKSLTLSLIDEHKKTRVPGEPRDFIDCYLDELEKKENTGSTFAEARLIMYIMDLHFAGTDTTSNTLLTAFLYLMTHPEVQERCQREIDEVLDGKDQASYEDRHNMPYTLAVIHEVQRVANTVPLSVFHCTTKDTELMGYNIPKGTVVICNLTTVLKEEGQWKFPHEFNPANFLNDQGQFVKPEAFIPFSTGPRVCLGEGLARMELFLVLVTLLRRYQFVWPKDAGEPDYTPVYGVTLTPKPYRMHIKLREIVTLY